In Chitinophaga sp. HK235, a single window of DNA contains:
- a CDS encoding response regulator, translating to MSQINILWVDDEIESLKSQIIFLESKGYKVSALTNGYDALEFLKEQVVDVVLLDESMPGITGLETLGKIKEIDQQIPVVMITKNEAENVMDDAIGSQITDYLIKPVNPNQVLLSLKKIIDNKRLVAEKTTTAYQQEFRSLFMALSSNPDHNEWMEIYKKLVYWEMEMTKANSPEMLEVFNTQKAEANTEFAKFISRNYSNWLHPKTTDAPVMSHTLFSKKIVPFLDPEVPNVFLLIDNLRLDQFKAILPIFQESFRVVEEDTFYSILPTSTQYSRNAIFAGMLPIDIEHKFPEEWKNDDEEGGKNLYEEKFFAGQLQRLRMDPRFSYTKVTNHTDAQHMLNNIHNLMDYPLSIIVYNFVDMLSHARTEMEVLKELASDEASYRSLTASWFEHSPLHQALKRISDKKINLIIATDHGSVRVKTPVKVIGDKQTTTNLRYKHGRNLNYDAKEVLAFRDPRDAGLPKPNVNSSYIFAKGDGYLCYPNNYNYFVNYYRNTFQHGGISLEEMIVPVVRMVSK from the coding sequence ATGAGCCAGATAAATATACTTTGGGTAGATGATGAAATCGAATCTTTAAAATCACAGATCATCTTTCTGGAAAGCAAGGGGTACAAGGTGTCTGCTCTCACCAACGGATATGATGCACTTGAATTCCTGAAAGAACAGGTGGTAGACGTGGTACTCCTCGATGAATCCATGCCCGGCATCACCGGCCTGGAAACACTGGGCAAAATCAAGGAGATAGACCAGCAGATCCCTGTAGTGATGATCACTAAAAATGAGGCAGAAAACGTGATGGACGATGCCATCGGCTCCCAGATCACCGATTATCTCATCAAACCTGTCAATCCCAATCAGGTATTATTATCGCTCAAAAAAATCATCGACAACAAAAGGCTGGTGGCCGAAAAAACCACCACCGCCTACCAGCAGGAATTCCGGTCCCTGTTTATGGCCCTCAGCTCCAACCCCGATCACAACGAGTGGATGGAGATCTACAAAAAGCTTGTTTACTGGGAAATGGAAATGACCAAGGCCAACAGCCCTGAAATGCTGGAAGTGTTTAATACCCAGAAAGCTGAGGCCAATACGGAATTCGCCAAATTCATCAGCCGTAATTACTCCAACTGGCTGCATCCTAAAACCACCGATGCACCAGTGATGTCACATACGCTCTTCAGTAAAAAGATTGTGCCCTTCCTGGACCCTGAAGTGCCCAATGTGTTTCTGCTGATCGATAACCTGCGCCTTGACCAGTTTAAAGCGATACTGCCCATTTTCCAGGAATCTTTCCGGGTGGTCGAAGAAGATACTTTTTACAGCATACTCCCTACCAGCACACAATACAGCCGCAACGCCATTTTTGCCGGCATGCTGCCGATAGATATCGAACACAAGTTCCCGGAAGAATGGAAAAATGATGACGAAGAAGGAGGAAAGAACCTCTATGAAGAGAAGTTTTTCGCAGGCCAGCTGCAGCGCCTGAGAATGGACCCGCGGTTTTCCTACACCAAGGTCACCAACCATACCGACGCACAGCATATGCTGAACAACATCCATAATCTGATGGATTATCCGTTGAGCATTATCGTATACAACTTTGTGGACATGCTCAGTCATGCCCGCACCGAGATGGAAGTGCTGAAAGAACTGGCCAGTGATGAAGCATCTTATCGTTCCCTGACAGCCAGCTGGTTTGAACACAGTCCGCTGCATCAGGCCCTCAAACGGATCAGCGACAAAAAGATCAATCTGATCATCGCCACCGATCATGGCAGCGTAAGGGTAAAAACACCGGTAAAAGTGATCGGTGACAAACAAACCACCACCAACCTTCGCTATAAACACGGCCGTAACCTCAACTACGACGCCAAGGAAGTACTGGCCTTCCGCGATCCGCGCGATGCCGGCCTGCCCAAGCCCAACGTCAATTCGTCGTATATCTTCGCCAAGGGAGATGGTTATCTGTGTTATCCCAACAACTACAACTACTTCGTGAACTACTACCGCAATACCTTCCAGCATGGCGGTATTTCGCTGGAAGAAATGATTGTGCCCGTGGTAAGAATGGTATCGAAGTGA
- a CDS encoding HD domain-containing protein produces the protein MTERKRKIVNDPVYGFITIDHPLIFKLLSHPCYQRLRRIHQMALAHLVYPGAMHTRFHHSLGAYHLMTMALQELKSKGVEITTEEEVAAKLAILLHDVGHGPYSHALENGIIEGVSHEAISQWLMEDLNNQMDGALSLTLDIFNGRYHKKFLHQLVSSQLDVDRMDYLNRDSFFTGVAEGTIGYDRIIKMLTVHQGELMVEEKGIYSIEKFIVARRLMYWQVYLHKTVLSAENMLVKILVRAKALAQDGQQLFCSPALAYFLYNTVTKDNFEREPDCLKLFCALDDYDIMGAIKVWSEHPDKVLSLLCKWLINRELFKVVLSNEPFDNSAVDLLRQEVAQKWQIADGDLDYFVFTDVATLRAYNVNDEKINILFKDGTVKDISSIDNALISHTLAIPVKKFYICHPKI, from the coding sequence ATGACCGAACGCAAGCGAAAAATTGTTAATGATCCGGTGTATGGCTTTATTACCATAGATCACCCGTTGATTTTTAAACTCCTTTCACATCCCTGTTATCAGCGTTTACGCAGGATCCACCAGATGGCCCTGGCACACCTGGTATATCCGGGGGCAATGCATACGCGTTTTCATCATAGCCTGGGCGCCTACCACCTCATGACCATGGCCCTTCAGGAACTGAAGAGCAAAGGCGTGGAAATCACTACAGAAGAAGAAGTTGCTGCCAAACTCGCCATCCTGCTGCACGATGTAGGTCATGGTCCCTATTCCCATGCTTTGGAGAATGGTATTATTGAAGGGGTGTCTCACGAAGCCATTTCCCAGTGGCTGATGGAAGACCTGAACAACCAAATGGACGGTGCCCTGTCACTCACCCTCGATATTTTTAATGGCCGTTATCATAAAAAGTTCCTGCATCAGCTGGTTTCCAGCCAGTTGGATGTAGACCGGATGGATTATCTCAACCGTGACAGTTTCTTTACCGGGGTGGCTGAAGGCACCATCGGTTATGACCGTATCATCAAGATGCTGACCGTTCACCAGGGAGAACTGATGGTGGAGGAGAAAGGTATCTATTCCATTGAAAAATTTATTGTGGCCCGCCGCCTGATGTACTGGCAGGTATACCTGCACAAAACGGTACTCAGTGCGGAAAACATGCTGGTCAAAATACTCGTCCGCGCAAAGGCACTGGCCCAGGACGGCCAACAGCTGTTTTGTTCGCCGGCGCTGGCCTATTTCCTGTATAATACCGTTACCAAAGACAATTTTGAAAGAGAGCCGGATTGTTTGAAATTATTCTGCGCACTGGACGATTATGATATCATGGGCGCAATCAAAGTCTGGTCAGAACACCCGGACAAAGTCCTGTCACTCTTATGTAAATGGCTCATTAACAGGGAATTGTTTAAAGTCGTACTGAGTAATGAACCATTCGACAACAGTGCAGTGGACCTGCTGCGGCAAGAGGTGGCACAAAAATGGCAGATAGCAGACGGCGACCTGGACTATTTTGTTTTTACCGACGTGGCCACTTTAAGGGCATATAATGTAAACGATGAGAAGATCAATATCCTGTTTAAAGACGGAACTGTAAAAGACATTTCCTCGATAGATAATGCATTGATTAGTCACACACTGGCTATACCGGTAAAAAAATTCTACATTTGTCATCCAAAAATCTAG
- the lpxD gene encoding UDP-3-O-(3-hydroxymyristoyl)glucosamine N-acyltransferase: MQFSALQLATMLDGKLEGNPDAKVSNIAKIEEAGEGMLSFIANPKYEEFIYTTKASILIVNESLVTEKPVHSTLIRVKDAYSSFALLLEKYRYLTGNKSGIQQPSYIPSSVKMGENVFVGAFAYLGENVVLGNNVKIYPGVYLGENVVVNNDAVLYPGVKVYDNCIVGSRVILHAGCVIGGDGFGFAPQPDGSYKKVPQIGNVIIHDDVEIGANTTIDRATMGSTIIRQGVKLDNLIQVAHNVDIGTNTVIAAQTGVSGSTKIGQNCVIGGQVGMVGHIHIADGTKINAQSGLSKSISVPNSSLTGSPAYDYKSSLKSQAIFRNLPDLEKRVKELEEMVKQLLQEKAGV, encoded by the coding sequence ATGCAATTTAGCGCATTACAGTTAGCGACCATGTTAGATGGTAAGCTGGAGGGAAATCCGGACGCGAAGGTGAGCAACATCGCCAAAATCGAAGAAGCAGGTGAAGGGATGCTCAGTTTTATTGCCAACCCTAAGTACGAAGAGTTTATATATACTACCAAAGCATCCATTCTGATTGTGAATGAAAGCCTGGTAACCGAGAAGCCGGTACACTCCACCCTGATCCGGGTAAAGGATGCCTATAGCAGCTTTGCGCTGTTGCTGGAAAAATACCGGTACCTGACCGGCAACAAATCCGGCATACAACAGCCTTCCTATATCCCTTCGTCTGTAAAAATGGGAGAAAACGTGTTTGTCGGCGCTTTTGCCTACCTGGGTGAAAATGTAGTGCTGGGCAACAACGTAAAAATATATCCGGGCGTTTACCTGGGCGAAAATGTGGTGGTGAACAATGACGCGGTACTGTACCCCGGCGTAAAAGTATACGACAACTGTATTGTAGGCAGCCGTGTGATCCTGCACGCTGGTTGCGTAATCGGCGGCGACGGCTTTGGTTTTGCGCCTCAGCCCGATGGTTCCTATAAAAAAGTGCCTCAGATCGGTAACGTCATCATCCATGACGACGTGGAAATCGGTGCCAACACCACCATCGACAGAGCCACAATGGGCTCTACCATTATCCGTCAGGGCGTGAAACTGGACAACCTGATCCAGGTAGCGCACAATGTGGATATCGGTACCAATACCGTGATCGCTGCACAGACCGGCGTTTCCGGCAGCACCAAAATAGGCCAGAACTGCGTAATCGGCGGCCAGGTGGGCATGGTAGGTCATATCCACATTGCCGATGGCACCAAAATCAACGCCCAGAGCGGACTTTCCAAATCTATCAGTGTGCCCAACTCATCTCTGACCGGCTCTCCTGCGTATGATTATAAAAGTTCGCTGAAAAGTCAGGCAATTTTTAGAAATTTGCCGGACCTTGAAAAACGCGTGAAAGAATTAGAGGAGATGGTAAAACAACTGTTACAGGAAAAAGCAGGGGTTTAA
- a CDS encoding bifunctional UDP-3-O-[3-hydroxymyristoyl] N-acetylglucosamine deacetylase/3-hydroxyacyl-ACP dehydratase, which produces MIENQQLQNQHTLKGEISISGVGLHTGASVNMTLKPASPGFGIKFQRVDLPNQPVVKADVDYVVDTARGTTLEHNGARVSTVEHLLAALVGTGVDNILIELDGPEIPIMDGSSLPFIEEIERVGILDQDAKKIYYTIDTNITYYDEQKKVEMVALPALDYRITCLIDFNSPVLGTQHAKMKGIEQFKSEIASSRTFCFLHELEYLLNNNLIKGGDINNAIVVVDRAVTEDDMSRLAKAFNRDTISVQREGILNNIELRFPNEPARHKLLDVVGDLALIGYPIKAHIIANRPGHASNVEFARKIKAYIKKNKHNKDVPVYDPNQPPIFDTPRIERTLPHRYPMLLVDKIIELDEERVVGIKNVTFNEHFFQGHFPSNPVMPGVLQLEALAQVGGILALNRVPDPENYDTYFLKIDNCKFKQKVVPGDTMILKMELLSPIRRGLVEMRGTVFIGNKVATEADMIAQIIKTREGK; this is translated from the coding sequence ATGATTGAAAATCAACAGTTGCAGAACCAGCATACCCTGAAAGGCGAGATCAGCATTTCGGGCGTAGGTTTGCATACAGGAGCCAGTGTAAACATGACACTGAAGCCGGCATCGCCAGGCTTCGGTATCAAATTCCAACGTGTAGACCTGCCTAACCAGCCCGTTGTGAAAGCAGACGTGGACTACGTGGTAGACACAGCCCGCGGTACCACGCTGGAACATAATGGCGCCCGTGTAAGCACGGTAGAGCACCTGCTGGCCGCCCTGGTAGGCACCGGTGTAGACAACATACTGATCGAACTGGACGGTCCGGAAATTCCTATCATGGACGGCAGCTCCCTTCCTTTTATCGAAGAAATCGAAAGAGTAGGGATACTGGACCAGGACGCCAAAAAGATCTATTATACTATAGATACCAACATCACTTATTACGACGAGCAGAAAAAAGTAGAGATGGTTGCCCTTCCGGCACTGGACTACCGCATTACCTGCCTGATCGACTTTAATTCTCCGGTACTGGGCACCCAGCACGCGAAGATGAAAGGCATTGAACAGTTCAAATCTGAAATTGCCTCCTCCCGCACCTTCTGCTTCCTGCACGAACTGGAATACCTGCTGAATAACAACCTGATCAAAGGTGGTGATATCAACAACGCCATCGTGGTGGTAGACCGCGCGGTAACTGAAGACGATATGTCCCGCCTCGCCAAAGCCTTTAACCGCGATACGATCTCAGTACAGCGGGAAGGTATCCTCAACAACATCGAGCTGCGTTTCCCGAATGAACCAGCACGCCACAAACTGCTCGACGTAGTAGGCGATCTGGCCCTGATAGGTTATCCTATCAAGGCGCATATCATTGCCAACCGTCCCGGACACGCTTCCAACGTGGAGTTTGCCCGCAAGATCAAGGCATATATCAAAAAGAACAAACACAATAAAGACGTACCAGTATACGATCCGAACCAGCCACCAATCTTCGATACACCCCGTATCGAAAGAACACTGCCGCACCGCTATCCCATGCTGCTGGTAGATAAAATCATCGAACTGGACGAAGAACGCGTAGTAGGTATCAAAAACGTAACCTTCAACGAACACTTCTTCCAGGGCCACTTCCCGAGCAACCCGGTTATGCCCGGCGTTTTACAGCTCGAAGCACTGGCACAGGTGGGTGGTATCCTGGCGCTCAACCGCGTACCAGACCCGGAAAATTATGACACCTACTTCCTGAAAATTGACAACTGCAAATTCAAACAGAAAGTTGTCCCGGGAGATACCATGATCCTCAAAATGGAGCTGTTAAGCCCAATCAGAAGAGGTCTTGTCGAGATGCGGGGGACGGTTTTCATCGGCAATAAAGTTGCTACGGAAGCCGACATGATAGCACAAATTATAAAAACAAGAGAAGGCAAATAA
- the lpxA gene encoding acyl-ACP--UDP-N-acetylglucosamine O-acyltransferase, which produces MIHPLTYIHPDAKVAPNVKIDPFTVIHKNVEIGDGTWIGSNVTIMEGARIGKNCRIFPGAVISAIPQDLKYAGEETTVEIGDNTTIREFVTINRGTRDKWKTKIGNNCLIMAYGHIAHDCEVGNHCIFSNNTTLAGHITVGDHVVLAGMVAIQQFCKVGDHAFVTGGSLVRKDVPPYVKAAREPLSYVGINSVGLKRRGFSLEKINQILDIYRVIFVKGYKLSKAISIIEAEFPATDERDEILSFIRESGRGIMRGYTSHSNDDIS; this is translated from the coding sequence ATGATCCACCCGCTTACATACATACATCCGGACGCTAAAGTGGCGCCTAATGTCAAAATAGATCCGTTTACCGTCATCCACAAAAACGTAGAAATCGGTGACGGCACCTGGATAGGCTCCAACGTTACCATCATGGAAGGAGCCCGCATCGGTAAAAATTGCCGTATATTCCCGGGAGCCGTTATTTCTGCTATCCCTCAGGATTTAAAATATGCGGGTGAAGAAACCACTGTGGAAATCGGTGACAATACCACTATCCGTGAATTTGTGACCATCAACCGCGGTACACGCGATAAATGGAAGACCAAGATCGGCAACAACTGCCTGATCATGGCCTATGGCCACATCGCACACGACTGCGAAGTGGGCAATCACTGCATCTTTTCCAATAACACCACCCTGGCCGGCCATATTACCGTAGGCGACCACGTTGTACTGGCAGGTATGGTGGCCATCCAGCAGTTCTGTAAAGTAGGCGACCACGCCTTCGTTACCGGCGGCTCCCTCGTTAGAAAAGACGTACCTCCTTATGTAAAAGCAGCACGTGAACCACTCTCCTATGTAGGTATCAACTCCGTAGGTCTCAAAAGAAGAGGTTTCTCCCTGGAAAAAATCAATCAAATCCTGGATATTTACCGTGTGATCTTTGTGAAGGGCTATAAATTATCCAAGGCCATCAGCATCATTGAAGCAGAATTCCCTGCTACCGACGAAAGAGACGAAATACTCTCCTTCATCCGTGAATCCGGCCGTGGTATTATGAGAGGTTATACTTCCCACTCCAATGATGATATCTCTTGA
- a CDS encoding ABC transporter ATP-binding protein, producing the protein MMISLEQTGKRFNYDWIFRGVTLSFQAGERYAILGPNGSGKSTLLQVISGAIQHNEGTIQYSTPEKPIAHDAFFRYCAIAAPYLELIEEFTLTEIIEFHLQFKQFLPGITPAMAMQLVGLEKAAGKQLRNFSSGMKQRIKLALAILSDVPVLLLDEPCTNLDAAGVALYQQLINQYGGNRLIIVSSNDEQEYFMCRQHIHITDYKQ; encoded by the coding sequence ATGATGATATCTCTTGAACAGACCGGAAAACGGTTTAACTACGACTGGATATTTCGTGGTGTGACCCTCTCTTTCCAGGCAGGTGAACGCTACGCGATTCTGGGACCCAATGGTTCAGGAAAATCCACTTTATTACAGGTTATCAGCGGCGCCATTCAACACAACGAAGGCACCATACAATACAGCACACCGGAAAAGCCCATCGCTCACGATGCGTTTTTCCGGTACTGTGCTATTGCTGCCCCTTACCTTGAACTCATCGAAGAATTCACCCTCACGGAAATCATCGAATTCCATCTTCAGTTCAAACAATTCCTCCCCGGCATCACACCAGCCATGGCCATGCAACTGGTAGGACTGGAAAAGGCCGCCGGGAAACAGCTCCGCAACTTCTCCTCCGGAATGAAACAGCGTATCAAACTGGCCCTCGCCATCCTCAGCGATGTGCCCGTACTACTGCTCGACGAACCCTGCACCAACCTCGATGCCGCCGGTGTAGCCCTGTACCAGCAGCTGATCAATCAATATGGCGGCAACCGCCTCATCATTGTCAGCTCCAACGACGAGCAGGAGTATTTTATGTGCAGGCAACACATCCATATCACCGACTATAAACAATAA
- a CDS encoding MFS transporter → MNTAGKKVINGWAMYDWANSVYNLVITTTFFPIYFLAVTDEHVNFLGKRFVNSALYNYTMAAAFLLVAIASPILSSISDTRGNKKSFLKFFTIMGSISCAALFFFDKNSLWLGVLAFMLATMGYCGGLVFYNSYLPEIAAPEDRDRISARGFSMGYIGSVILQLIGFALILIKPFGLGDDKLVQITFLLVGVWWLGFAQITFATLPDTKGTISKHTGSAIMEGFTELRKVYAQVKTMPVLKRFLRGFFFYSMGVQTVMMAATIFGSKVLHLPSDKLIGTVVIIQVVAIAGAWGMARLSGIFGNLRVLIGVVLLWIGICIAGYKMQTAMHFYLLATAVGLVMGGIQSLSRSTYAKLMPETKDTASFFSYYDVTEKLSIVIGMFSFAYIDDITNDMRNSVLALVVFFVIGLVWIISALLKQQQTPTPQPRRKEEAVI, encoded by the coding sequence ATGAATACTGCCGGCAAAAAGGTAATCAATGGCTGGGCCATGTATGACTGGGCCAACTCCGTATACAACCTCGTTATCACCACCACTTTCTTCCCTATTTACTTCCTGGCCGTCACAGATGAACATGTGAACTTCCTGGGTAAGCGCTTTGTCAACTCTGCGCTGTACAACTATACCATGGCGGCAGCTTTCCTGCTGGTAGCGATCGCCTCCCCCATCCTGTCGTCTATCTCCGACACCCGGGGTAACAAAAAGAGCTTCCTGAAATTCTTTACCATCATGGGCTCGATATCCTGCGCAGCCCTTTTCTTTTTTGACAAAAACTCCCTGTGGCTGGGCGTGCTGGCCTTTATGCTCGCTACCATGGGCTATTGCGGCGGTCTGGTGTTTTACAACTCCTATCTCCCTGAAATAGCAGCCCCCGAAGACCGCGATCGTATCAGTGCCCGCGGCTTCAGCATGGGCTATATCGGCAGCGTGATATTACAGCTGATTGGGTTTGCGCTGATCCTTATCAAACCTTTCGGACTGGGAGACGATAAACTGGTACAGATCACCTTCCTGCTGGTAGGTGTATGGTGGCTGGGATTTGCCCAGATCACCTTTGCCACCCTGCCCGATACCAAAGGCACCATCAGCAAACACACCGGCAGCGCCATCATGGAAGGATTTACCGAATTACGGAAAGTGTATGCCCAGGTAAAAACCATGCCTGTGCTCAAACGTTTTCTCCGTGGCTTTTTCTTCTACAGCATGGGCGTGCAGACCGTGATGATGGCCGCTACTATTTTCGGCAGTAAAGTATTACACCTCCCTTCCGACAAGCTGATTGGCACCGTGGTGATCATCCAGGTGGTAGCTATTGCCGGCGCATGGGGCATGGCCCGCCTTTCCGGCATCTTCGGCAACCTTCGTGTATTGATAGGCGTTGTATTACTGTGGATAGGCATCTGTATCGCCGGTTACAAAATGCAAACCGCCATGCATTTTTATCTCCTGGCCACCGCAGTAGGACTGGTAATGGGCGGTATACAGTCACTGAGCCGTTCTACTTACGCCAAACTGATGCCGGAAACAAAAGATACGGCCAGCTTCTTCAGTTATTATGACGTGACTGAAAAGCTGTCTATCGTGATCGGTATGTTTTCTTTTGCCTATATTGATGATATCACCAACGATATGCGCAACTCTGTGCTCGCATTGGTGGTATTTTTCGTGATCGGCCTGGTATGGATCATCTCTGCTTTACTGAAACAACAACAGACACCCACACCACAGCCCCGGAGAAAAGAGGAGGCGGTAATCTGA
- a CDS encoding MBL fold metallo-hydrolase, translating to MKLYTIETGFFKLDGGAMFGVVPKTMWNKLNPADENNLCSWAMRCLLIEDGNRLILVDNGIGDKQDPKFFSHYYLHGDATLDKSLAAHGFHRDDITDVFLTHLHFDHCGGSIVREGDKLVPAFKNATFWSNEDHWKWATVPNDREKASFLKENILPIQESGQLKFVSHQEGVAFTDNINIRFVNGHTDAMMLPQIRYKDKTIVYMADLLPSAAHIPIPYVMAYDMFPLTTLNEKKQFMQEALDKQYVLFFEHDPAIECCVLQSTDKGIRAGESFALSAL from the coding sequence ATGAAGTTATATACCATTGAAACAGGTTTCTTTAAACTGGACGGTGGCGCTATGTTTGGCGTAGTGCCTAAAACCATGTGGAACAAACTCAATCCCGCAGATGAAAACAATCTCTGCTCCTGGGCCATGCGTTGTCTGCTCATAGAAGACGGCAACCGGCTGATCCTGGTAGACAACGGCATCGGCGACAAACAGGACCCTAAATTCTTTAGCCACTACTACCTGCATGGTGATGCCACACTCGATAAATCCCTGGCTGCACATGGCTTCCACCGGGATGATATCACCGACGTGTTTTTAACCCACCTGCATTTCGACCATTGCGGAGGCAGTATTGTGAGAGAAGGGGATAAACTGGTGCCGGCCTTCAAAAACGCTACCTTCTGGAGTAATGAAGACCACTGGAAATGGGCCACTGTACCCAACGACCGGGAAAAAGCTTCTTTCCTGAAAGAAAATATTCTGCCTATCCAGGAAAGCGGACAACTGAAATTTGTATCACATCAGGAAGGCGTTGCCTTTACCGACAATATCAATATCCGTTTTGTCAACGGGCATACAGACGCTATGATGTTGCCACAGATCCGTTACAAAGACAAAACCATTGTGTACATGGCCGATCTCCTGCCTTCCGCAGCGCATATTCCCATCCCTTATGTGATGGCTTATGATATGTTTCCGCTGACCACCCTTAACGAAAAGAAACAATTCATGCAGGAAGCGCTGGACAAACAATATGTACTCTTCTTTGAGCACGATCCGGCTATTGAATGCTGTGTGTTGCAGTCTACCGACAAAGGTATCCGCGCAGGTGAATCTTTCGCTCTCAGTGCATTATAA
- a CDS encoding co-chaperone GroES family protein translates to MAIHITPDNKLKKLIVVGDRVLIKPTTPHDRTKSGLYLPPGVQSKEKVQRGYVIKTGPGYAIPVPIEEEDAWKPEEDKVKYIPLQAKEGDLAIFLLSGSTEVVYEDETYFIVPQGAILMLEREEDL, encoded by the coding sequence ATGGCTATACATATTACACCGGATAACAAATTGAAAAAACTGATCGTTGTCGGCGACCGTGTGCTGATTAAGCCAACTACGCCACATGATCGGACCAAAAGCGGATTGTACCTGCCTCCGGGCGTACAGTCCAAAGAAAAGGTACAGCGCGGATATGTGATCAAAACCGGACCTGGTTATGCCATCCCCGTTCCCATTGAGGAAGAGGATGCCTGGAAACCGGAAGAAGACAAAGTGAAATACATTCCGTTGCAGGCAAAAGAAGGCGATCTGGCCATCTTCCTGCTCAGCGGTTCTACTGAGGTGGTTTATGAAGATGAAACCTACTTTATTGTGCCTCAGGGTGCCATATTGATGCTGGAGAGAGAAGAAGACCTGTAA